The genomic segment TCTTCCATGAGAAGCCCTGCCGCCACAGCACTATCGACTCCCCCACTCATAGCTACGATGATCTTGCCTTTGTTTGCCATATCTTCCCTCACTGAAGGTAAAAAGCCACACGAGCACGGGAAAAATCCCAAAACACCGGAGATTGCGATAAGGCGTTCAACCCGATGACCCAAAGGCCTTCCTTTCCAGCTTGTTTGCCATCCTTTGAAATTCCACCCAAAAATAATGGTATCTGCTTAGAGAATAATTCTCCATTCGTCGTTTGGAAGTAGATGGATTCCTTCGTTTTAAAGAGAGAACGGGTTTGAGTTTCTCCTCTAGGCAAATGTACCGTCACTGACTCTATCAGTTCTCTGTTTTGGTAGAGCGTTTCGGGTAGTATGGAAAAGCTTGCTCCTGTATCTAAAAGCGCCTCTACTTTCTGGCCTTCCTTTTCTAGCTGTGTATAGTAGTGCCCATCTCGCTCCCTGACCTGAATGAATTTTAAAGCAAGGGATAGGAAAACATCGGGTCTTTTGCAAAAACTAGCCTGCGATTCATATACGTAGATCTTCTCATCAGACCATAGAATGCATGTTTTGTGGAAAAAATCTGTGCCGATCACAAGATCAAATTGTTTGGGAAAGACTTGAAGGAAACTAGGGAATGTGTATTCTCTACCCTCCCATACGAGTTTCCATTCTTCGGAAGTCTCCTTCCCATTCCAGAAACTTTGGCTAGAGCCACTGTCCCAGAGAGCAGATACTTTCTCGTGGCTAGCTTGGTTCTGAAAACCGTGCAAAAGGATGTGTGAAGGAAAGCTTTCCGTTTGGAAGAAACCCAGGCGGCCTTCTTCTGGTAAGGAAAATTGGTATTTAGGTTTGTGAGGGCTTTGGCAGTAGAGGCTTAAAAGGAAACAAAGGAAACTGCCTATACAAGTTTTTTGATACAATTTCGATTGGGGCATCTTGTATAGTCTACCGTACAATCTCGGTATTCAATGCCCGTTTTCTCATCTTTGCTTTTGTATTCAATGAAGCAGGAATAGGGCTGAAAATCAAAAGCTGCCATACCGAGTGCTCTTTCACGAATGTTTGCACGAAGGGCCTCTTGGTCTGAAGAAGGTTGAGATACGATCGAAAGTGCTTCTGCCATATCCCAAACATCGGCAGTTTCTCTATTCCTTATAACAAATTGTCCGGTTCCTACCAGAATGTTTTGCCTGGTAGAGAGCTTTGTCTGCCCTCTCAATCAGGTCTTTGTTGTTTCGGTCACTCAAACGAAAGGAAGAAATGCCAACAGAAAGTGTCACCTTAAGGTCAGAGCCATCATTTGGGTTTTTGACAACCATTGCTTCTACTGCTTTGCGGATCTCTTCGCCTTTTGCAAAGGCTTCTTCTTCCGAGGCTCCTGGCATCACTAAGCAGAACTCTTCTCCACCATACCTTGCTGGGATGTGGTGGCGTTGGGCAGCATTGATGAGTTGTCTTGCCACTTCAATCAAGACGACATCGCCTGCTTGGTGGCCATAGGTATCGTTGAAGACCTTAAACTTATCCACGTCTGTAAATAGTAGGGAAAGTTTGGTCCCTTTTTTGCGACAGCGTTCCATCTCTTCCTTTAGCTTGGTTTGGAAGTAGTGGTGGATCTTCAGGCCAGTCATCATATCCACCGTTGCCAATTCGTAGAGCCTTGCGTTTTCAACAGCAATCCCCGCTAGATTGGCCAAAGTAGTCATAAATTCTTTTTCATCTTCGAGAAACTCTTCCGAAGTCATCTTTTCTCCCAAAACAAGGAGGCCATTTACCTTTCCTTTTGCATTGAGGGGGACGATGATTTCAGCACCAAGGCGTTTGAGGAATTGCAAATCCGCAGAATCTTGGAGAGACTCTACTTTTGAGATTTGCTCCATCGTAATGGCTTTTGTCTTCTCTTCAAAAAAATGGATGAGGGAAGTGTCCATTTTGATTTCATAATTCTGTTCTTCAAAAGAAAGCTCAAAACCTTTTGTCGACTGTGGCTCTAGTTTGAAAATGCCAAGGTCAATTTCTGGCTCTAGATACATAGCAGCATGCAAGGTCTGCAATTGCGCTAGGCATATATTTAAGATCGCATCAATTAGGTATTTGTAGTCGAGCGTCGAGTTGAGGGCCCGCGAGATCTCTAGAAGCTGCTTTTGGTCATAGATTTTCTTTTCGTAA from the Leptospira ryugenii genome contains:
- a CDS encoding sensor domain-containing diguanylate cyclase; translated protein: MSFKDNTDIVFEHYEKKIYDQKQLLEISRALNSTLDYKYLIDAILNICLAQLQTLHAAMYLEPEIDLGIFKLEPQSTKGFELSFEEQNYEIKMDTSLIHFFEEKTKAITMEQISKVESLQDSADLQFLKRLGAEIIVPLNAKGKVNGLLVLGEKMTSEEFLEDEKEFMTTLANLAGIAVENARLYELATVDMMTGLKIHHYFQTKLKEEMERCRKKGTKLSLLFTDVDKFKVFNDTYGHQAGDVVLIEVARQLINAAQRHHIPARYGGEEFCLVMPGASEEEAFAKGEEIRKAVEAMVVKNPNDGSDLKVTLSVGISSFRLSDRNNKDLIERADKALYQAKHSGRNRTICYKE